The following coding sequences lie in one Spinacia oleracea cultivar Varoflay chromosome 1, BTI_SOV_V1, whole genome shotgun sequence genomic window:
- the LOC110803223 gene encoding serine/threonine-protein kinase WNK8-like, which produces MSSCSSTSSQVAETDPTGQYERYNEMLGEGFYKKVYKGFDNLNGMEIAWCRIKITTKMSKSDPDTVMRLCTEACLVKNIHHENIVKCYRSWIDYENKIIHIITELFTSMTMRQYIMNHVLVDVTAVKKWCRQILNALDYLHTRNPPILHRDVKVENMFVCGNSGTVKLGDFGVATVLKPGHGAVGVFGTAQYMAPEIFRGNYNQLVDIHSFGICVLQMVTGIDKLYGECTYKEQIYKEIMAGVRPEVLSTVTDTQAKQFIERCLSPAYKRPSAKELLNDPFLGPSVASTSTVRTNLSLMPCSIRDQVDRLVGVEKEVEFGDRKVNFLGKMKDRVMIRIVLSIIYNVGGNEVEEMELEFSIQKDKVDQFVMKNIAKQLELSTEDVAVAIEIMDQLIKEVMCNQNSAYKGVLNAQNLSDEDPFSSYYEYYDDKQKSERMSNCFGKLSKLSKLRTFSWLFVLMDYNIRMHFSDKLIPD; this is translated from the exons ATGTCTTCATGTTCGAGTACTAGTTCACAGGTTGCCGAGACAGATCCGACAGGGCAATACGAAAGGTACAACGAGATGTTAGGAGAAGGGTTTTACAAGAAAGTTTACAAGGGATTTGATAATTTAAATGGTATGGAAATCGCATGGTGTCGAATTAAGATAACAACTAAAATGTCAAAATCTGACCCTGATACTGTTATGCGTTTGTGTACAGAAGCCTGTCTGGTTAAGAATATACACCATGAAAATATAGTAAAATGCTACCGTTCCTGGATTGATTATGAAAACAAGATCATTCACATAATTACTGAACTTTTTACTTCTATGACTATGCGGCAATACATCATGAATCATGTTCTTGTTGATGTTACAGCAGTCAAGAAATGGTGCAGACAGATTCTTAACGCGTTGGATTATCTTCACACTCGTAATCCACCCATCCTTCACCGTGATGTTAAGGTAGAAAATATGTTTGTTTGTGGGAATTCAGGTACAGTTAAACTCGGAGATTTTGGTGTGGCCACGGTTTTGAAACCGGGTCATGGTGCAGTGGGTGTTTTTGGTACAGCACAGTACATGGCACCAGAGATTTTCAGAGGAAATTATAATCAACTTGTTGACATTCATTCTTTTGGGATATGTGTGTTACAGATGGTTACTGGTATAGACAAACTGTACGGAGAATGCACATATAAAGAGCAGATTTACAAAGAGATTATGGCGGGTGTAAGGCCTGAAGTGCTAAGTACTGTGACAGACACACAGGCTAAGCAGTTCATTGAGAGGTGTCTGTCTCCTGCATATAAGAGACCCTCAGCAAAGGAGCTATTGAATGATCCGTTTCTTGGACCGAGTGTTGCTTCCACGTCAACAGTACGGACTAATTTGAGTCTGATGCCTTGTAGTATACGTGATCAGGTTGATAGATTAGTAGGGGTTGAAAAGGAGGTTGAGTTTGGGGACAGGAAGGTTAATTTCCTAGGGAAAATGAAGGACAGAGTTATGATAAGAATTGTGTTGAGTATCATCTATAATGTTGGAGGTAATGAGGTTGAAGAAATGGAGTTAGAGTTTTCAATCCAGAAAGATAAAGTTGATCAGTTTGTCATGAAGAATATTGCTAAACAACTTGAGTTGTCAACTGAAGATGTTGCAGTGGCTATTGAGATTATGGATCAACTGATAAAAGAAGTTATGTGCAATCAGAATTCTGCCTATAAAGGTGTTTTGAATGCTCAGAATTTATCTGATGAAGACCCGTTTTCCAGTTATTATGAATATTATGATGACAAACAGAAATCTGAGAGAATGTCTAATTGCTTTGGGAAGCTGAGCAAGCTGTCTAAGCTGAGAACCTTTTCCTG GCTTTTTGTTTTGATGGATTACAATATTAGGATGCATTTTTCTGACAAGCTAATCCCTGATTAA